The following proteins come from a genomic window of Finegoldia magna ATCC 29328:
- the ybaK gene encoding Cys-tRNA(Pro) deacylase, whose amino-acid sequence MKKTNAMRILDKQKIGYKYIEYSVGDDVSGENVASKLNEDEAYVFKTLVTISNTNENFVFVVAVKDELDLKKCAKIAGVKKLEMIHVKDLLKTTGYIRGGCSPIGMKTKFKTFIDESCENKEYIYVSGGKIGAQIKIAPQDLIKICDITVADLKKE is encoded by the coding sequence ATGAAAAAAACTAACGCAATGAGAATACTCGACAAACAAAAAATTGGGTATAAATATATAGAATACTCCGTAGGAGACGATGTGAGTGGCGAAAATGTCGCAAGCAAATTAAATGAGGATGAAGCTTACGTGTTCAAAACACTTGTCACAATTTCCAACACGAATGAAAATTTCGTGTTCGTTGTAGCTGTAAAAGACGAGCTTGACCTCAAAAAGTGTGCGAAAATAGCCGGAGTGAAAAAACTCGAAATGATTCATGTAAAAGATTTATTAAAAACTACCGGCTACATTAGAGGTGGTTGTTCTCCTATCGGAATGAAAACAAAATTTAAGACTTTTATCGACGAGAGTTGTGAAAATAAAGAATATATTTATGTGTCTGGCGGCAAAATCGGTGCGCAAATCAAAATCGCTCCCCAAGATTTGATAAAAATTTGTGATATTACTGTGGCGGACCTTAAAAAGGAGTAA
- a CDS encoding type II toxin-antitoxin system RelE family toxin → MRVIYSEKSLKSLKKLDKPIQKMIIHYMEKVGQLEEPRARGKALSANLRGFWRYRVSNYRIICEIDDDKLIICVVEVDHRKNIYKC, encoded by the coding sequence ATGAGGGTTATTTATTCAGAAAAATCACTAAAATCCTTGAAAAAACTCGATAAGCCTATTCAAAAAATGATTATTCATTATATGGAGAAAGTAGGTCAATTAGAAGAGCCACGTGCAAGAGGTAAGGCGTTGTCAGCCAATTTGAGAGGATTTTGGCGATACAGAGTGTCGAACTACAGAATTATTTGCGAGATTGATGACGATAAATTAATAATCTGCGTTGTAGAAGTCGATCATAGGAAAAATATATATAAATGTTGA
- a CDS encoding glutamate--cysteine ligase: MDYEKQLEAVINYIKSGEKLKEDFTIGMEMEHFIVDKDTLKTVSYFGDNGVGATLRELHNHGCAAYKEGDYILGLENDDLAVSTEPGSQFEVALSSKWNIDDLKDIYIKNMRKLVEIFDKKNQAMVTLGYHPVTKIDEIKILPKKRYDFMYKYFNERGDMAHNMMKGTCSLQCSIDYSSEKDFVRKYKIANCLSPVFYTLFDNAYIFEGEPSKSRNMREIIWENTDTDRSGMYKFSFDDDLSYKKYAEHILNTPLIFSIDENHEPYYVGKTTFKEVFEDVKDTGLIFHALSIVFPDVRAKRYIEIRMMDEIKYPLNFSAVALIKGLFYDEVNLDKLSELFKNMTYENCMKAKLDAREKGLDATFMNVNMLEFCKMLVDMAKNGLPANEIGYLIPLEEMLEKGMNPRDQFEKIYKEKGLREAVVANELKLEDLDV; this comes from the coding sequence ATGGATTACGAAAAACAGCTTGAAGCTGTAATTAACTACATTAAAAGCGGAGAAAAACTAAAAGAAGATTTCACTATAGGAATGGAAATGGAACATTTCATCGTAGACAAGGATACTTTGAAGACTGTGTCGTATTTCGGTGATAATGGAGTAGGTGCAACTCTCAGAGAACTTCACAATCATGGATGTGCAGCTTACAAAGAGGGCGATTACATCCTTGGACTTGAAAATGATGATTTGGCAGTGTCGACAGAACCTGGAAGTCAGTTCGAGGTTGCTTTGTCATCGAAGTGGAACATCGACGATTTGAAGGATATTTACATCAAAAATATGAGAAAACTTGTCGAAATTTTCGATAAGAAAAACCAAGCTATGGTGACTTTGGGATATCATCCTGTGACTAAAATCGACGAGATTAAAATCTTGCCTAAGAAAAGATACGATTTTATGTACAAATATTTCAACGAAAGAGGAGACATGGCTCACAACATGATGAAGGGCACTTGTTCTTTGCAATGTAGCATTGACTATTCATCAGAAAAAGATTTCGTTAGAAAATACAAGATTGCCAACTGTTTGTCTCCAGTTTTCTACACATTGTTCGACAACGCATATATTTTCGAAGGAGAGCCTTCAAAAAGTCGTAACATGAGAGAAATCATTTGGGAAAACACAGACACTGACAGATCTGGTATGTATAAGTTTAGCTTCGATGATGATTTGAGCTACAAAAAATACGCCGAACATATTTTGAACACGCCGTTGATTTTCTCAATTGATGAAAACCACGAGCCTTATTATGTCGGAAAGACAACTTTCAAGGAAGTATTTGAAGATGTGAAGGACACTGGTTTGATTTTCCACGCATTATCAATAGTATTTCCAGATGTAAGGGCGAAACGATACATTGAAATCCGAATGATGGACGAAATCAAATATCCACTTAATTTCTCAGCAGTAGCCCTAATCAAAGGATTGTTCTACGACGAGGTTAATTTGGACAAATTATCAGAGCTATTCAAAAACATGACATATGAAAATTGCATGAAAGCAAAACTAGATGCACGTGAAAAAGGACTGGATGCTACATTCATGAATGTAAACATGTTAGAGTTTTGCAAAATGCTTGTGGATATGGCAAAAAATGGACTTCCTGCAAATGAAATCGGATATTTAATTCCACTAGAAGAAATGTTGGAAAAAGGAATGAATCCAAGAGATCAGTTCGAGAAAATTTACAAGGAAAAAGGGCTTCGTGAAGCTGTAGTTGCAAATGAATTAAAATTGGAGGATTTAGATGTATAA
- the relB gene encoding type II toxin-antitoxin system RelB family antitoxin gives MATITIRLSESDKELFTNVSKEKNKTLSDWARESLLEKIEQEYDEKIINEYLLNKDQMKFYSNDEVKKELGI, from the coding sequence ATGGCTACTATAACGATTAGATTGAGCGAATCGGATAAGGAACTTTTCACAAATGTTTCAAAAGAAAAAAACAAAACTTTATCCGACTGGGCAAGAGAATCATTATTGGAAAAAATCGAACAAGAGTATGATGAAAAGATAATTAATGAGTATCTGTTAAACAAAGACCAAATGAAATTTTACAGTAATGATGAGGTAAAAAAAGAGTTGGGTATATGA